The Mycolicibacterium cosmeticum sequence CCATGACGACACATGTTCACGCCCCGGTCGCCGGACGGGCGGTCGCCCTGGACCAGGTTCCGGACCCGGTGTTCGCCCAGGGGATGGTGGGCCACGGTGCCGCGATCGACCCGCCGCACACCGTCATCGACGCGCTGGCCCCGGTCACCGGCAAGCTGATCAAGCTGATGCCGCACGCCTACATCGTCATGACGGACGACAACGTCGGCGTCCTGGTGCATCTCGGCCTGGACACCGTCGCGCTGGCCGGCGAAGGCTTCACCACCCATGCCATCCAGGGCGACGACGTCACCGCGGGCCAGCTCATCGTCACCTACGACGTGCCCGCGGTCGTCGCCAAGGGGCTCAACCCGATCGTGCCGGTCGTGGTCATGGACGAACGCGAACCCGACAACATCAGCGACCGCGCCGACGGCGAAATCACCAGCGGGGCGGCACTGTTCACGGCGGCCAAGTAATGGAGGTCGTCATCCAGCCCGACCCGGCGGAGCTGGGTGCGCTGGCCGCCGATGCCATCGGCGCGCTGCTCACCCGCAAACCGGATGCGGTGCTCGGCCTGGCCACCGGTTCGTCACCGCTGGTCATCTACGACGAACTCGTCGCGCGCTGTGACGCCGGGCAACTCAGCTTCGCCCGTGCCCGCGGGTTCACCCTCGACGAGTACGTCGGGCTGC is a genomic window containing:
- a CDS encoding PTS sugar transporter subunit IIA, producing the protein MTTHVHAPVAGRAVALDQVPDPVFAQGMVGHGAAIDPPHTVIDALAPVTGKLIKLMPHAYIVMTDDNVGVLVHLGLDTVALAGEGFTTHAIQGDDVTAGQLIVTYDVPAVVAKGLNPIVPVVVMDEREPDNISDRADGEITSGAALFTAAK